The Zygotorulaspora mrakii chromosome 6, complete sequence genome includes the window TACTAGGagtatcaacaattttcaaGTCACCCAGCGTAGCAAATTGAACGTGAAGGTTCTTCAATGTTTCTCTTGTTTGATTAACTAAAAGAACATCCAAAACGACATTGAATTGGTGAGTCGTGATATAAGCTTCGGCATAAACTGCATCAGAAAATCCGGTTAACGGCACGACTTTTCTCAACTTGGACATAGCTGAATTTGCGCTTAAACTATCGTAATTTCCCTTCAGTGCCAGCTGCAAGTCTTCTTCGATCATGTCATCCTCAGCAGCACGCGTATCAGCATGTGCGAATTGCCTAAATGCAACAGGCGCATCAATAGGTTCTGCAGCCTTGCTCAAGTTTCTAGCAGATATTTTGGCATTCTTGTGTTTAGAACGAGCCACCTGGGTCTTGAAAGATGATTTTGTGGCATCCAAGAAAGCTGTCTCTAGTAGTTTCCTTTCTGCATCGCTTTCAGTTGGATCCAAATCGTCCATCAGAATAGAGATTCCAGTAACAATTCTTTCTAGAGAATCTTCGTCAATCTTCTTCTCTACTAAGCTGCTTTGTCCAACCCTAATTATACTTACTAAGATCAATAGAGCTTCGGCTTTCAAAGCGTTCAAAATACTATCATCTCTAGAAGTTTTTTCCAATCTTAAAACAAGCTTTATGCTAGTACTTGCTAGAATTGAGCCTGTATAGAAGTCACCATTCAGGATGAAACGACGCAAGGGAGGTCTCAAATCACGCTCATCTTCCGAGGATGACTTTTCGCTATTAAAAGCATTTTCGGATCCGTAAGTACCATCAGATAAGACGATAGGTCctgttcttttttgaggaacttcatcagtttcttcatctttttctgaattCTCGCTGATTCTCTTCAATTCGGTTTGCAGAATTGGTACTTCACCTACGCTGCTGCGAATATGTTTCCAGCACCTTTGAATTTCCTGGTATGTTTCGGCATACTCACCAAGAATCCATAGAGCACCACGGTAGGCTTTGGCTGATTTCACGTTATCAAGAACCataatcaaatttttcaaaatgggTTCTCTTAAATGAGCATATTTCTCGATGACCTCTTTGACAAAGGAAATGACACCACTTGCAGCAGAAGAAGTCAAGTCGCCAATGCAATCCAGAAGTAGAGATACCACGTTTGCGGCAACTTCAACGAAACGGATAGCAATAACATGAATTGTTTTAATTATCAATTGTCTATATTCCATagatttttccttttcactGTTATAAACGGTGTTTTGCAGTTCTGTCTTTAGAAGTCTCACAACATTATCTACATTTCTTGAAGTAACTAAATTCATTGCAATATCAAGAGCTTTCCTGCGGACGTCCATGTCTTCAGCATTCAAAACACGTAATATTTCCAGAGTCAATTCTTCTAAGGAGCCAGGATTCTTGTCAttgatatcatcaattCTTCCTAATACAATCAATTTCACGTTATTATCAAAGACTTTGACGGCAAGATCGATCAATTTCGAAGCAGCAACTGTCAATACAGATGCGTCGGAAGATAAAGCGGTTAAAGCTAAAGCTGTCTCAAAAATTACTTCGTGAGATGTTGTCGACTTCAAAAGATCCAATAACAAATCAATATATTGTGCTTTCAAAGTTGGTGTATGTATAGCATCGCGTCTTATAAATTGCACAAAAGCGGCCTGCAATAATGGGTCCAATGCTTCAATCGCGGtgatattttcttccaaatatatcaaagCAGCCTCACGATCCAGCTCTGATAGCCCAACAAATGCGTTCCTCTTGCAAATTGGGTCAGTTTCGGCAGCTAAAAATGTATTTAAAACATCCTTGGCATCAGGCAACAAATGATCACTTACTTTGTAAATGGATAAAACAGCTAGAATAGCGTATTTGCGGACGTAAGCATGACGATATTCCAAGCAAGCTAAAACTGAAGGAACCATTTGCTCTAACAATTCTGcttccttcaattttgtcaaaaatCTTAAAGTATTACCCCTGATATACTCATTTGGATGACGTAAATCGTGCTGGATCGCATTGCAAACCAAGATCATTTCATGTCTCAATTTTCCTTCCTCGTCCAATTTTGGGACAATCTCCCAATAGAAGTACAGgagtttcttcaattttttgttttttgaaggCATAACAAACCTGATGATATGCATCAACAACTCTGGTAAGGGGTTTCCTTCCAGCATAGTGACCAGGATATGTTTCATAGTTTCAACCTTATCTTCGTCCGATCCTTTTTCCAGTGCCTTCTGAAAATCACTTACAGTGTAGGAATTTCCACTGCGTGAAGGGTCAAACACAAGTGTATACGCCAATTCCTCATTTTCAACAGTCATTGTTACCAGACTGATTAAGAACAACTAAATTCTAACAAGTTCAATCACCTTTCCCAATGTGTGTTTAATAAGCTCTTGGACTGACACCAGGGCAATTGACCTTGTTTTCGTTTCGAGAAACGCCTTTCAACTAAAAGCTCGTTTTTAAGCGCGTACGTTCTAAATGACCTACATGCAAATGAATACTTCAGAATGTCAGCTATTTAAATTAGTTAGGTGATGAATATTTCCAATTGTAACTTCTAGCACTGCAAGTGGCTTCAATGCATTTACATATCTCTCTATAAATAGCTATTCAGAGTCTGTGTCGGGGTTAGCGACATGCAGTGTGTTGCCATTTGAGTAAGTAGGGTCTAAGATATTGGAAGCGAGGCTCTTCTTAGAGTCTGACCTTTCCAATGTATGTGAAGCGCTCGCAGCTCGATAATCATCAATGTTGACATCCTTAGGAAGACCTTGCAGGTAAGCATAACTGTTCTCCAACGTTCCACTTCTCAGTCGCCGTTGGTTTTTCGTGAAATAGCTCACAACAGTGTCGCTTCTTGAAACTCTTTTAGAGGATTGCGACCCACGGTTTTCTCTGAGTGGGGCCATAGCATCGTCACTGTCGTAGGCATCGTCACCAGGAATGTCCTCTAAATAGTACTCACTGTCCTTATCTGCATTCGTCTCGTTAGTGGTCCTTCCGCGACTTCCTGTATCAAAGGTTTGGGGGTTTGGAAAGAGATTTGATTGTCTACGAATCACACCTTTACTGAGCAAATTATGGAATTCTTTCGTATGATCTGCAGTTATCCTGTTTCTACTCCCCAAAAGTTGATCACtggcattttcattttcttcctccttTGTGGTTTCTAAGCTCAGCAACTTTTGTTTTGCCCCTCCATGCTTGATACCTATTTGTTTGGAGCTTGTTCTTATACGAACTTTGATATTCTTTGGTTGTATAAGATTATTCTTCTGTTTTAGAGATATTGGTAGGTTTGGTGGAGCTTGGAGGAAATTAGACGTGGTATAGTATTTGAGTCTTGATTCTTCAACGTAGCTTGAAACAAGTCTCACCATCTTATCCGGATGCGGAGAGACGGATGAGCTATTGTTAGAGCTTGTAAGACTGCTTCTGCTGGACTGGCTAAGTGTAGTAAGATTGTCTACTACATGCGGGGCACCCGACGGTTTTTCGATATCGTTGCTAACTGATTTATCCGGAAGGGGAACCATGTTTTTAGTCTCCAGAATGATGTCATCTGCTCCAGTTTCCCTCATGCCAGGAGTAGGTTCGTAACTTGAGGCAGTACTTGTTATAGAAAGCTCTCCGTAGTTATCGCTGGCATCTGGTAATGATAACTTACTTTGACCGTCTTGAGGTCTCTCATAATCTTCGGTTGCTGTAGAATTTGTCGTACTCGTTGTGTTGTTGTCGTTACCATTCAAGTAAAAGGAAGGTTTATCTTCGTTCACAACAcgaaaatttcttgatacagcttcttcatcatcagtATTTCTGTCGCTAAATTCCAGCTCATTGCCAGTTTCCTGAACAGTTATAGAGGGTTCTCTTTTGAGAGAAagattttcatcatcatcatggCCTGTGCCCAATAGGCGAGAGGTTTCATCGTTTTCAGAACCATTTGTATCAATATCGCTATCAGTTATGGCTCCATAGCCATAGCCATAGTTTGTAATAATAGGGGCTGCTCCCATAGAATCATTTAGCGCTACATGCTGTATACTTTTAACCGATTTATCATTCAAAGAGGTCgtaaaagaaaatctgTCATTATCAACATCCAAGTCGAGGAAAGGATCATATCTTCTCTTCGAAAGTGATGCTTCCTTATTTTTTAGGGGATTTCTATCTTCAACAGGCAAGTTCAAAGGTCCAACATACGTAAAAGGACTTTCTATCGGACTCTCTGCATTGATACtggattttgaagatgttgaagaCTTTGGTGATAAAAAACTGTCATCAGCAAAGTTCGAGTTACCACTTGTGAACTGATTCGGTACATCCTCACCTTTAGAACCATTCCCAGCACTTTCGCTCATCTCCTTTTGCTGCTTGATATAACTATCAAGATCGTCAACCAATTTCTCAGCTTCCGAAATCTGTCTTTTGTGCTGTTTTACTTCTGGCTCCTGATCCAGAGCAACTGGAGTTTTAGAAGGTGAATATGAAGCAGACTTCAATGTTTCCTGGGTTGAGCTCAATTGCCCTATATCTCCGCTACTCGATACTCGTAGAGTTGGTGTTTGCTTGACAAAATTCAGCGCTTCCAAATCTATTGGTGGGGGCGGTGGTCGCTTCATATGTGAAGTAGATCGCTTCGCTATATCAGTGTGCATACCGTTGGGGACATCTTTATCGTCTAAGATGTCATTTACATGAGCTGCTGTGCCGGTTTCAGATAGTTGAGATTTGAAGACCGGCTTGCTCTCCCTTTGACCATCGACTGCATGCAAAGATGGTTTCCTATTATGACTGGAAGATATGTCAACAGCTTGCTGCCTGTGAGTTTGAGAGCTCAGAACCTTACCACTGCCATTACTGGTTGATGCCTTATGTGTAGATGCTTTCGGTACTACCTGGGATCCTCCGAATAGGAAAAAAGATCTACGTCGATTTTTATTATCTGAAGTGTTACTGCTGAACATAACATGCAGACGATTGCCACCgctttgatctttttattACGTTATGTGTATACTTGTTTCAACTAAGAACAATTTGTGATGCCGCGTCTTCGATGTCTATCAATAAACAAGCAAACTTGATAAACATTTCCTACGTAAATTGCATAAGTATAATGATTTTGATGGGCACACTTTAAAAACCGAAAATCTGAGAGCATACTATAGAGAAATGAGAGAGCTCGAAGAAGCGGTGTGTGCTGCAAGGTTTATTTTactgttttttttgctAACTCGTGAGTATTTAATGTTGATGCATTACATTATGCACCCTACACTTTTAAAAATGAGAGATTTAGGCTTCcataattcttgaaataaGCTCGAGTGCTTTCATCATATGCTCACCCACCCCGCCAATACTTATCACCCGTACAGTGCTGGGATGCGGTGCTTTTGTAAATGCCGTATACTTGCTTGTGTCTAGGGTATCAAACCAGGATTTTGATTCATTCAGATTATTTAAATTCAGAACAACAATATTACAATTTGATTGCGTTCGCAGGTCATTCAAACTTTGGTATACTATATCAGTGTACTTCTGTCGAGGGCACTTCACGTACATTGTAAATATTTGATATGGTGATTTACTCTTGAGCGCATCCATTGAAGCACTCACTGTAGCTTGACAATGTTGTTTAATCTGTTCCTGGGTCATGTAATTTGATGGCACGATTGTATTAGCAGACTCAGCTGGATGCCCATCTTGTGGGATATGCAAGTTAGTACCTGTGCTACGTGAAGCGGCGCGATAACGATTGCTCGGAGCACCATTTGCATTCGAGTCATGCCGCGAGCTCTGGCTCACATGGATATTTCGATCATTGACTGGTTCGGAAGCTGGTTTAATCATACCATCATATTTGTTACTATTGATAATATCCTTTGCATATTTTAATAGGTTTTCTTtcgatttttcaatctttggTCTATTTACAGCCACTAAATCCGCAGAGTCAAACATTACATCCTTGGGCAGACACGTCTGATAAATGCTTGACTTTatggaattgaaaatttttgacaagTATGATCTAAAGTCTTGATCTTTCGCTCCTTTACATTTTCCAAACTTTAAATTAGTTAAGAACGAAGCAATACCCTCAATAAAAATGGATAAGCTTCTATTTTTCGACAAACTGACATGAAACTCTTTAAAATTGTAGGTATCTGTGCATACCACTTCAGAAATCCTCAGTCCAGACGGAGGAACCCATTTGGCATCAAGATAGGTGAAATTACTAGGTAAATAAAATGAAGCTGCTAAAGCAGTACTCTGCGGAATGGTAAACATGTTTTTTGTGTCACTGATTATatgatttttatttcttgcaGCCAGAATCACTGATAGTACCAGACAGCAGTCTAATATGTTAAAATTTCTTAATCTCACGAAACCTATCGATCTATTACCACCTAGTCCGAAATATACCTCGATTTTGCTGGTTTCGATGAACTCTTGAAGCGCCTCAACACAAACTTTAGCGTTCTCAACACCTGTTGCTGTATATACGGGAATGAACAGTTGgctattctttttctctctaCTAGAGTTTGTCAGGTTGGTACTAATTTTGTTCAAGTTCTTCCAAATATCCTGTGATTCGAAAAACTCATGTTGTTGCCTTCTTTGTCTCTTTGAGTTTGCTGTACCGTCATAAGCGCTTGAAACTGCCTTTCGCTTTACAGCCATTTAACTGTTGTGTCTATATTCTACTTAATGGTTTATGTGTAAAATGCTTCTTCTGGCACTCAAAACCTTTATCACTGAACGAATTTCAATAGTTGAGATGCtagaacaaaaaaaaaaaaaactcatacaatgaaaaaacgGTACAAGAATATCTCTTCTAAATATTCATATTACGATTACTGCGATCATTAatgtcaaattttttgcataGATAATTTACAAATAATTTACAAGTATAAATTTatgaattgttttttctcCGACAATCGCTGCTTCCATTTCTATAGATTAAACATGCCCATGAGGGATTCCCAATCTCACAAAGATCCTTTGAAGTCATACCAAATATCAATGTGTTTTAAAGGGCTTCGACCTCTTTTACGACCTCATTGAAGGAGTCCTTGTACTCCTCCTCTTTGGCCTTAGCCTCCTTCTTCTTGTTACTACCAGGTACAATGAACACCACCGAGGTAGGTCTCTTGGTAGCACCGGCAGATCCCAAGTCTTGTTTCGATGGAACAAATATATATGGTACGGCGTTATCTTCGCACAAGACTGGGATGTGAGAGATGACATCTGCGGGTGATATATCACCTGCAATGACCACTAAACCTTTTTCCCCCTTTCTCAAAGCTTTGACAACTTCTTTTACACCTCTCTTAACATTTTTAGCCTTGGAAGCCTTCTTTACCgttttcaacagttttttattcaatttcttcgaaGCCAATGGTTTGGCAAACGGTAAAACCGCGGGCATTCTAGCATCATAGTTATCCTCAGACTTGGATTCTTTCGTGCTTTCTTTAGCCATCACTAATGCTTTAATTTCCTATAATACTCTGGATCCTTACTTCCTAAGAATAGCCAAAACTCATGTTTTACAATAATATAATTTTCTAATGTGataatatttcatttcatcaacGATGCCCTCAttccattgaaaagaaaaattttcaggtCGTACTacagatttgaaaaaatcactCTGTACGCATTCACCAAAACCTTTGGTATAATATCCATCAATGAACAATAGAAAGACAGACGAGAGGAACTTCAAGTCACAGCAATGACAATGTCTACTGCAGCAGCAAATGGAGTCATTTGGACGCTGATTCCTGGTCCGTTACAATTCGAATTTTGGATAGATATTTTACTTCTGGCGGCTGGTCAGAAATTCTGACTTTTTTAGACGTTGGTCACGTCGGCGGTTAGATCGAGGCCGCATTCCCCCGTATGCACAAGACTTGGATTGGTGATCTATCTCAAGTCAAGGATGATAGAGCTGACTGGTCCACAGAGCACTATCAGCACTATTCGGGCCCGTTGGGTAGCTGACGTAATAGGCGCTTTGGACTACCGTTGAATTTAGATAGCAGCAGCTAACACAATGCTGTTCCAAACTGAGGTACTGTTGGTGGATCAAGCAAGATCACCCCTCTGACTCGGCGGGTGCTGCGCAGAATATAGGGGACTTTTGTGCTTGAAAAGGGCATGCGCGGTTAGGCATACGGAGGGGCTTTCTCAACCAGGCGGTTCATGGGCATGCACATGCCAGATATGGCGTCGATTGTGTAGAGTTGGCGCAAGTTGCGACCCCAAGGCTGACTAGAATAGAGTCTGTCACCTCAAATCAGAATGAACGACTAAGCGACTAAACTATACGTTATCTGCGAGCAGACTAATGTTGCGAGTACCTGGAACGAGCGAAACCCCGCATGGGGCCTCTTGTTGTATGATTCACACCGTGTGAACAGCTACAGGCCAATACTGCTCGCTTTTGCGTATTATTc containing:
- the SEC26 gene encoding coatomer subunit beta (similar to Saccharomyces cerevisiae SEC26 (YDR238C); ancestral locus Anc_8.462); the encoded protein is MTVENEELAYTLVFDPSRSGNSYTVSDFQKALEKGSDEDKVETMKHILVTMLEGNPLPELLMHIIRFVMPSKNKKLKKLLYFYWEIVPKLDEEGKLRHEMILVCNAIQHDLRHPNEYIRGNTLRFLTKLKEAELLEQMVPSVLACLEYRHAYVRKYAILAVLSIYKVSDHLLPDAKDVLNTFLAAETDPICKRNAFVGLSELDREAALIYLEENITAIEALDPLLQAAFVQFIRRDAIHTPTLKAQYIDLLLDLLKSTTSHEVIFETALALTALSSDASVLTVAASKLIDLAVKVFDNNVKLIVLGRIDDINDKNPGSLEELTLEILRVLNAEDMDVRRKALDIAMNLVTSRNVDNVVRLLKTELQNTVYNSEKEKSMEYRQLIIKTIHVIAIRFVEVAANVVSLLLDCIGDLTSSAASGVISFVKEVIEKYAHLREPILKNLIMVLDNVKSAKAYRGALWILGEYAETYQEIQRCWKHIRSSVGEVPILQTELKRISENSEKDEETDEVPQKRTGPIVLSDGTYGSENAFNSEKSSSEDERDLRPPLRRFILNGDFYTGSILASTSIKLVLRLEKTSRDDSILNALKAEALLILVSIIRVGQSSLVEKKIDEDSLERIVTGISILMDDLDPTESDAERKLLETAFLDATKSSFKTQVARSKHKNAKISARNLSKAAEPIDAPVAFRQFAHADTRAAEDDMIEEDLQLALKGNYDSLSANSAMSKLRKVVPLTGFSDAVYAEAYITTHQFNVVLDVLLVNQTRETLKNLHVQFATLGDLKIVDTPSSTNVVPHGFHKVSVTVKVSSADTGVIFGNIIYDAAHGEDAHYVILNDVHVDIMDYIKPGKTDDEHFRTMWNAFEWENKISVKSQLPSLHAYLEELVKGTNMGVLTPAEALGENDCRFLSCNLHAKSSFGEDALANLCIEKDPSSGQVVGHVRIRSKGQGLALSLGDRVALIAKQTGKVQLSRV
- a CDS encoding uncharacterized protein (similar to Saccharomyces cerevisiae YDR239C; ancestral locus Anc_8.463) — encoded protein: MFSSNTSDNKNRRRSFFLFGGSQVVPKASTHKASTSNGSGKVLSSQTHRQQAVDISSSHNRKPSLHAVDGQRESKPVFKSQLSETGTAAHVNDILDDKDVPNGMHTDIAKRSTSHMKRPPPPPIDLEALNFVKQTPTLRVSSSGDIGQLSSTQETLKSASYSPSKTPVALDQEPEVKQHKRQISEAEKLVDDLDSYIKQQKEMSESAGNGSKGEDVPNQFTSGNSNFADDSFLSPKSSTSSKSSINAESPIESPFTYVGPLNLPVEDRNPLKNKEASLSKRRYDPFLDLDVDNDRFSFTTSLNDKSVKSIQHVALNDSMGAAPIITNYGYGYGAITDSDIDTNGSENDETSRLLGTGHDDDENLSLKREPSITVQETGNELEFSDRNTDDEEAVSRNFRVVNEDKPSFYLNGNDNNTTSTTNSTATEDYERPQDGQSKLSLPDASDNYGELSITSTASSYEPTPGMRETGADDIILETKNMVPLPDKSVSNDIEKPSGAPHVVDNLTTLSQSSRSSLTSSNNSSSVSPHPDKMVRLVSSYVEESRLKYYTTSNFLQAPPNLPISLKQKNNLIQPKNIKVRIRTSSKQIGIKHGGAKQKLLSLETTKEEENENASDQLLGSRNRITADHTKEFHNLLSKGVIRRQSNLFPNPQTFDTGSRGRTTNETNADKDSEYYLEDIPGDDAYDSDDAMAPLRENRGSQSSKRVSRSDTVVSYFTKNQRRLRSGTLENSYAYLQGLPKDVNIDDYRAASASHTLERSDSKKSLASNILDPTYSNGNTLHVANPDTDSE
- the SNU56 gene encoding Snu56p (similar to Saccharomyces cerevisiae SNU56 (YDR240C); ancestral locus Anc_8.464) produces the protein MAVKRKAVSSAYDGTANSKRQRRQQHEFFESQDIWKNLNKISTNLTNSSREKKNSQLFIPVYTATGVENAKVCVEALQEFIETSKIEVYFGLGGNRSIGFVRLRNFNILDCCLVLSVILAARNKNHIISDTKNMFTIPQSTALAASFYLPSNFTYLDAKWVPPSGLRISEVVCTDTYNFKEFHVSLSKNRSLSIFIEGIASFLTNLKFGKCKGAKDQDFRSYLSKIFNSIKSSIYQTCLPKDVMFDSADLVAVNRPKIEKSKENLLKYAKDIINSNKYDGMIKPASEPVNDRNIHVSQSSRHDSNANGAPSNRYRAASRSTGTNLHIPQDGHPAESANTIVPSNYMTQEQIKQHCQATVSASMDALKSKSPYQIFTMYVKCPRQKYTDIVYQSLNDLRTQSNCNIVVLNLNNLNESKSWFDTLDTSKYTAFTKAPHPSTVRVISIGGVGEHMMKALELISRIMEA
- the NHP2 gene encoding snoRNA-binding protein NHP2 (similar to Saccharomyces cerevisiae NHP2 (YDL208W); ancestral locus Anc_8.465), which produces MAKESTKESKSEDNYDARMPAVLPFAKPLASKKLNKKLLKTVKKASKAKNVKRGVKEVVKALRKGEKGLVVIAGDISPADVISHIPVLCEDNAVPYIFVPSKQDLGSAGATKRPTSVVFIVPGSNKKKEAKAKEEEYKDSFNEVVKEVEAL